Proteins from a genomic interval of Erwinia sp. SLM-02:
- a CDS encoding N-acetyltransferase produces the protein MIHIEKVITKRQLKSFIAFPNSLFQNDPAWIPPLHIERLEHFSAKNPAAEHIEWQAWVALREGLIVGRISAQTDTLHRELHGDDTGHFGTIDAVDDPQVFSLLFSAAENWLASKGARKITGPFSLNINQESGLLIDGFDTPPSAMMTHGKPYYSARVEQQGYTQGIDLLAYWMRLAELHFPPGLAKLMAHARQKVSIRCLNRKKFGEEMQLLRQIFNSAWQKNWGFVPFTEREFAVMGNQLKFLVPDDMIFIAEMDSVPVAFIIGLPNINEATADLNGRLFPTGWAKLLWRLKVSGVRTARVPLMGVKLEHQFSRIGPVIALLLIEALHAAFGKWKIEALEMSWILESNSGMRNILEKIGAIPYKRYRLYEKEL, from the coding sequence ATGATTCACATCGAAAAAGTCATCACTAAACGTCAGCTTAAATCCTTTATCGCCTTCCCCAACTCACTTTTCCAAAACGATCCCGCCTGGATCCCCCCTTTACATATTGAAAGGTTAGAGCATTTTTCTGCTAAAAATCCGGCGGCGGAGCACATTGAATGGCAGGCGTGGGTAGCCCTAAGGGAAGGCTTAATCGTTGGCAGGATTTCGGCACAGACCGATACTCTGCATCGTGAGCTGCATGGCGACGATACGGGGCACTTCGGTACGATAGATGCCGTTGACGACCCGCAGGTCTTTAGCCTGCTGTTTTCAGCCGCTGAAAACTGGCTGGCGTCTAAAGGTGCCAGGAAAATTACCGGACCGTTCAGCCTGAATATCAATCAGGAAAGCGGCCTGCTGATCGACGGTTTCGACACTCCACCGAGCGCTATGATGACGCACGGTAAGCCTTATTATTCCGCCAGAGTGGAGCAGCAGGGGTATACGCAGGGCATCGACCTGCTGGCCTACTGGATGCGTCTGGCCGAACTGCATTTCCCACCGGGCCTCGCTAAACTTATGGCTCACGCGCGTCAAAAGGTGTCAATCCGCTGCCTTAACCGTAAAAAGTTCGGCGAGGAAATGCAGCTTTTGCGCCAGATTTTTAACTCGGCCTGGCAAAAAAACTGGGGGTTTGTTCCCTTCACCGAGCGAGAGTTTGCCGTGATGGGCAACCAGCTTAAGTTCCTGGTCCCCGACGATATGATCTTTATTGCCGAGATGGATTCCGTTCCCGTCGCGTTCATTATCGGACTGCCTAATATTAACGAGGCCACGGCCGATCTGAACGGGCGACTGTTCCCCACCGGCTGGGCGAAGCTGCTCTGGCGACTTAAGGTCAGCGGTGTGCGAACGGCTCGAGTCCCGCTAATGGGCGTGAAGCTGGAACATCAGTTCAGCCGTATCGGGCCGGTTATCGCGCTGTTGCTGATCGAAGCGCTCCATGCGGCATTTGGGAAGTGGAAGATTGAAGCGTTAGAAATGTCGTGGATTCTGGAGTCGAATTCCGGAATGAGAAATATTCTGGAAAAAATTGGCGCGATTCCCTATAAGCGTTATCGATTATATGAAAAAGAACTGTAA
- a CDS encoding diacylglycerol kinase — MLFEKKKGVSRFVDSLKNSLSGFFNALLTESSFRQLFVLSGVLLVIALCIDVTKIERLFLIASCFLLLVVELINTAIESTVDRVSLDIHPLSKRAKDIGGAAQLVTVLMALTIWAVVLL; from the coding sequence ATGTTATTTGAAAAGAAAAAGGGTGTGAGTCGGTTTGTCGATAGTTTGAAAAATTCGCTGAGCGGTTTTTTTAATGCTTTGCTGACCGAGTCTTCATTCAGACAGCTTTTTGTTTTGTCTGGTGTACTGTTAGTTATCGCGTTGTGTATCGATGTAACAAAAATTGAACGGCTTTTTTTAATTGCCAGCTGCTTTCTCTTACTGGTCGTTGAGCTGATTAACACCGCGATTGAAAGCACCGTAGACCGCGTATCTCTGGATATACATCCATTGTCAAAACGTGCGAAAGATATCGGTGGCGCGGCACAATTAGTCACGGTGCTGATGGCCCTGACTATCTGGGCTGTTGTTTTGCTTTAG
- a CDS encoding thymidylate kinase has product MRETSNPPVIAVIGCDGSGKSTVCEHLIEFLSQYGPAARVHLGKQAGNVERQLVKIPVLGKKLGKKIDKEKRVAAKSQVGLLPALVIMSFVLRRLLRFRRMLKIRERGFIILADRFPQTQIPGAYDGPALPENNPNRPFISWLASREHQAFRWMAGHQPDLVLKLHVDVEVAFARKPDHRREALAKKVAITARLVFPGSQVVDIDVNQPLTEVLSKAERAVADLMHSRGYPVVPAV; this is encoded by the coding sequence ATGAGGGAAACGAGTAATCCGCCAGTCATTGCTGTTATAGGGTGCGATGGTTCCGGTAAGTCAACGGTGTGCGAACATTTAATTGAGTTCCTCAGCCAGTATGGCCCCGCAGCACGCGTGCATTTAGGAAAGCAGGCGGGTAACGTTGAGCGCCAGTTGGTTAAAATTCCTGTATTGGGTAAAAAGTTAGGTAAAAAGATCGATAAAGAAAAACGCGTGGCGGCTAAATCACAGGTTGGCCTGCTTCCCGCCCTGGTGATTATGTCTTTTGTACTGCGTCGACTGCTTCGTTTTCGTCGAATGCTGAAAATTCGAGAGCGCGGTTTCATTATTTTAGCCGACCGATTTCCGCAGACTCAAATCCCCGGTGCCTATGATGGTCCGGCATTGCCCGAAAATAATCCCAACAGGCCTTTTATCTCCTGGCTGGCGTCCCGGGAGCATCAGGCCTTTCGCTGGATGGCCGGCCATCAGCCCGATCTGGTGTTAAAGCTGCACGTTGACGTGGAGGTCGCTTTCGCCCGTAAACCCGACCACCGTCGGGAAGCGCTGGCAAAGAAGGTGGCGATAACCGCAAGGCTGGTATTCCCGGGGTCTCAGGTGGTGGATATTGACGTTAACCAGCCCCTTACTGAAGTTCTGTCGAAGGCCGAACGCGCGGTAGCCGACCTGATGCATTCGCGAGGCTACCCTGTGGTTCCCGCCGTTTAG
- the lptG gene encoding LPS export ABC transporter permease LptG has translation MKIYSRYLIKNIFIGFAAAAALLIPLFSTFDFINELDDVSSGGYRWTQALMVVLLKLPRCLVDLGPFIALLGGIVGLGQLSKSLELTAMRVSGVSVVRIGMVTLCAGLIFVVALCGMDEWVASPLQQRALQLKDIAQARGDNPSGSANALWARRNNEFVTIKTLDEYNRPVGIEIFRYHRDLTLDYYIYARTATVVDGPIWTLYGVNRKSWLNGKESTQLLDSMSWKSIFNHTSLKELMLPSDSFSITQLNHYISYLRATDQPELEFSIALWQKMGRPVLILAMILLAVPFTFSQPRAPGLGSRLATGAIVGLLTYVSYQIIVNLGLLFALNAPLVALLPPLLLLALALVLVFQFDKNTHA, from the coding sequence GTGAAGATTTACAGCCGCTATCTGATAAAAAATATATTTATCGGTTTTGCCGCCGCCGCCGCTTTGCTTATCCCGCTTTTTTCGACCTTTGACTTTATCAATGAACTGGACGACGTCAGTTCTGGAGGCTATCGCTGGACCCAGGCACTGATGGTGGTATTGCTGAAGTTACCGCGCTGCCTGGTCGATCTTGGCCCGTTTATCGCGCTTCTGGGTGGGATCGTCGGACTGGGCCAGCTTTCGAAAAGTCTTGAGCTGACCGCGATGCGCGTGTCAGGCGTATCGGTTGTCAGGATCGGGATGGTAACACTGTGCGCCGGTCTGATTTTTGTCGTGGCGCTATGCGGCATGGATGAATGGGTTGCCTCCCCGCTTCAACAGCGGGCGTTACAGTTGAAAGATATTGCCCAAGCCCGGGGCGATAATCCATCCGGCTCCGCGAATGCGCTGTGGGCGAGAAGAAATAATGAATTCGTTACCATCAAAACGCTGGATGAATATAATCGCCCCGTCGGCATTGAAATATTTCGCTATCACCGTGATTTAACCCTGGACTATTACATATATGCGAGGACGGCTACCGTTGTCGACGGCCCTATATGGACCTTATATGGTGTTAACCGAAAAAGCTGGTTAAATGGAAAAGAAAGCACGCAACTGCTGGACAGCATGTCCTGGAAGTCGATATTTAATCACACCAGCCTTAAGGAACTGATGCTGCCCAGCGATAGTTTTTCCATCACGCAGCTTAATCATTACATTAGTTACCTGCGCGCAACCGATCAGCCCGAGCTGGAATTCAGTATTGCCCTGTGGCAAAAAATGGGGCGTCCGGTGCTGATACTGGCCATGATTTTGCTCGCCGTGCCTTTTACCTTCAGCCAGCCGCGGGCTCCGGGTTTGGGCAGCCGCCTAGCGACAGGCGCTATTGTTGGCTTACTGACCTACGTCAGTTATCAGATTATTGTCAATCTGGGGCTGCTGTTCGCGTTAAATGCCCCGTTAGTCGCCCTGCTGCCGCCGCTGCTATTGCTTGCCCTCGCGCTGGTTTTAGTCTTTCAGTTTGATAAAAACACCCATGCCTAA
- the lptF gene encoding LPS export ABC transporter permease LptF yields the protein MFLIERYIMVETRRLVMTIIGFLIFIFASYSTQRYLTDAANGTLALQSVMAIVFYKILIALEMLLPVGLYVSVAVALGQLYNDSEITAALASGISPVRVYKAIMYLAIPLGILVTLLSMYARPWAYAQIFQLKQQSQSELDVSHLQAKKFNLNNSGRMILSDKIDRHSQRLSDVVIYSATGSNTFLFRAHSIQVTNPAAASPAVILHAGTAYQLDHKGTEDHAQSYNSFNLHPKPIKQSTELKSKSASMAELSLSPDPADKAELQWRESRGISAILMALLAIPLSRTRPRQGRFATLLPLAVLFVLIFYAGNISRSLVAGEIIPIFPGVWTVPLMMLLVFIALIAQPASLLQKFRR from the coding sequence ATGTTTTTGATCGAACGCTACATCATGGTTGAAACTCGCCGCCTGGTAATGACCATTATCGGTTTCCTTATTTTTATCTTCGCCAGTTATTCCACCCAACGCTATCTGACCGATGCCGCCAACGGCACGCTGGCGCTGCAATCGGTGATGGCAATTGTTTTTTATAAGATCCTCATCGCGCTGGAAATGCTGCTTCCCGTCGGGCTTTATGTTTCCGTGGCGGTCGCCCTGGGTCAGCTTTATAACGATTCTGAAATCACCGCAGCGCTGGCATCCGGTATCAGCCCTGTGCGGGTCTATAAGGCGATAATGTATCTTGCTATTCCGTTAGGCATTCTCGTGACCCTGCTCTCTATGTATGCCCGACCCTGGGCCTATGCGCAGATTTTTCAGCTCAAACAGCAGTCGCAGTCTGAATTAGATGTCAGCCATTTACAGGCAAAGAAATTTAATCTTAATAACAGCGGCAGAATGATACTGAGCGATAAAATCGATCGCCACAGTCAACGTCTTTCAGATGTCGTGATCTACAGCGCCACCGGCAGTAATACGTTTTTATTCCGGGCACACTCGATTCAGGTGACCAACCCGGCGGCAGCTTCACCGGCGGTGATCCTCCACGCGGGAACGGCCTATCAGCTTGACCATAAGGGGACAGAGGATCATGCCCAGAGCTATAACAGTTTCAACCTCCACCCTAAACCAATCAAGCAAAGCACGGAGCTGAAAAGTAAATCCGCATCGATGGCAGAACTCTCCCTCTCCCCGGATCCTGCCGATAAGGCCGAACTTCAGTGGCGGGAAAGCCGGGGGATCAGTGCGATATTGATGGCCCTGTTGGCCATTCCGTTAAGCCGCACGCGCCCCCGACAGGGACGGTTTGCGACGCTGTTACCGTTAGCCGTGCTATTCGTGCTGATTTTCTATGCGGGTAATATCAGTCGCTCACTGGTTGCCGGCGAAATTATCCCGATCTTTCCTGGCGTGTGGACGGTTCCCCTGATGATGCTGCTGGTGTTTATCGCACTCATTGCCCAACCGGCATCGCTGCTGCAGAAATTTCGCCGGTGA
- a CDS encoding NAD(P)H-dependent oxidoreductase, whose translation MAQGVTAAGSGNTVEMADLFAENFDPRFAAPDLAFFRNQSPQLAEIVAEQQRIDRADALVLVYPIYWWSFPGMLKGWIDRVFTNGWAYDEAEDGGLIKKQQNLQVHLIGIGAADKGTYSRRGYDEAMKTQIDRGIFDFVGAKVVTSELLLTPNGQFPESHLEIARKIGNKIVG comes from the coding sequence GTGGCACAAGGCGTCACGGCCGCGGGCAGCGGCAATACCGTTGAAATGGCCGATCTGTTTGCCGAGAATTTCGATCCGCGTTTTGCCGCACCGGACCTGGCATTTTTCCGCAATCAGTCGCCGCAGCTGGCGGAAATTGTTGCGGAACAGCAACGCATTGACCGTGCTGATGCGCTGGTGCTGGTCTATCCCATCTACTGGTGGTCATTCCCCGGCATGCTGAAAGGCTGGATCGATCGCGTGTTTACCAACGGCTGGGCCTACGACGAAGCAGAAGACGGCGGGCTGATAAAAAAGCAGCAAAATCTGCAGGTTCACCTGATTGGCATTGGTGCCGCTGACAAAGGGACGTATTCCCGTCGTGGCTATGATGAGGCGATGAAAACGCAGATAGATCGCGGAATATTTGATTTTGTTGGCGCAAAGGTGGTTACATCTGAGTTATTGCTGACGCCAAACGGCCAGTTCCCTGAATCTCATCTGGAAATTGCGCGAAAGATTGGCAATAAAATCGTCGGATAA
- a CDS encoding TetR/AcrR family transcriptional regulator — protein MTARRRLSKEERFAQLIAVAWQLIASEGTDALTMGHLADAAGITKPTVYEHFGSRQGLLAALYQDFESRQNKVIDDAVAAAEPVLNEKARIIAASYVNCVLTEGREIPDVLAALSGSPELAELRKQCQKSYLKKCRGILGMFSGPRGLSDAALWAMLGAADSLSAMAVSGEIQQQQAVDELYQVIVAMVERSR, from the coding sequence GTGACCGCCCGGCGTCGCTTATCGAAAGAAGAGCGCTTTGCTCAGCTAATCGCGGTTGCGTGGCAGCTGATTGCCAGTGAAGGAACCGATGCGCTGACGATGGGCCATCTCGCCGACGCGGCAGGCATTACTAAACCTACCGTGTACGAGCATTTTGGCTCCCGCCAGGGACTGCTGGCCGCGCTGTATCAGGATTTCGAATCGCGCCAGAATAAGGTGATCGATGATGCCGTTGCCGCTGCGGAACCGGTTCTGAATGAAAAGGCCCGTATTATTGCCGCCAGCTATGTGAACTGCGTGCTGACGGAAGGGCGGGAAATTCCGGATGTGCTGGCTGCGTTAAGCGGCTCGCCGGAGCTGGCAGAGCTGAGGAAACAGTGTCAGAAAAGCTACCTGAAAAAATGTCGCGGGATACTGGGCATGTTTAGCGGCCCACGCGGACTGTCGGATGCGGCACTGTGGGCGATGCTGGGTGCGGCAGACAGTCTGTCGGCGATGGCGGTCAGCGGGGAGATCCAGCAACAGCAGGCGGTTGATGAACTGTATCAGGTGATCGTGGCAATGGTGGAACGCAGCCGCTAG
- a CDS encoding GntR family transcriptional regulator, with translation MTDYQDHTLAAIMASKPLYMKSASLSEQVYVLLKELILERKIPGSSEMSESRLADELQVSRTPMREALVRLAGENLLERRGARSYTVRSVDIKEYLDTMALRELLEVEAVGKALDKIGTPTLDALIAELHELMKSDEEHLFWRYDEKLHNTIAEASGNVVLAGVLKGLRVNVRLFRLHSPLHRQSENHTEHLDLLTAMREGDREKSLASIRNHISKLRNDVMASL, from the coding sequence ATGACTGACTATCAGGACCATACGCTGGCGGCAATTATGGCGTCAAAACCGTTGTATATGAAATCGGCCAGCCTGTCTGAGCAGGTCTATGTATTACTGAAAGAGTTAATTCTTGAGCGCAAAATTCCGGGCAGCAGCGAAATGTCGGAGTCGCGCCTGGCCGACGAGCTGCAGGTTTCACGCACGCCAATGCGCGAAGCGCTGGTCAGGCTGGCCGGTGAAAACCTGCTGGAGCGCCGCGGCGCACGCTCTTACACCGTTCGCTCGGTGGACATTAAAGAGTACCTGGACACCATGGCGCTGCGCGAGCTGCTGGAAGTGGAGGCGGTAGGTAAAGCGCTGGATAAAATCGGCACGCCTACCCTTGATGCGCTGATCGCCGAGCTGCACGAACTGATGAAAAGTGACGAAGAGCATCTTTTCTGGCGCTATGACGAGAAGCTGCACAACACCATTGCGGAAGCCAGCGGCAACGTGGTGCTGGCCGGAGTGCTGAAGGGGCTGCGGGTTAACGTCCGCCTGTTCCGCCTGCACAGCCCGCTGCACCGCCAGAGCGAGAATCACACCGAGCATCTGGATCTGCTGACCGCGATGCGCGAAGGCGACCGGGAGAAAAGCCTGGCCTCCATCCGCAATCACATCAGTAAGTTACGCAACGACGTGATGGCGTCTTTATAA
- the hydA gene encoding dihydropyrimidinase, translating to MSTFDLIVKNADIITASDRYRGDIGIRDGKISMIAAGLDAADAGQVIDAAGRMVTPGGVDAHCHLDQPSTDGSVGADDFTSGTRSAACGGTTTVIPFAMQFKGQSLQDAVDDYHRRAEGKACIDYAFHLIITDASPAVIAELPAMIAQGYTSFKIYMTYEALKLSDHHILDVLDAARELGAISMIHAENDDCINWLTSRLKKQGKTAPRYHALAHSPIGEREATHRAISLAELVDVPILLVHVSSRAAIEQIYWARGQGMHIFSETCPQYLLLTAEDLGIDDSFHGAKCICSPPPRDTDSQNAVWTALANGTFTIFSSDHCPFNNDATGKKLHGEDASFDLVPNGIAGLETRLPLLMSEGVLKNRLSAQRFVDLTATAPAKLYGLYPQKGTLAPGSDADLIIWDTQSSRTIRSAMLHTNADHTPYEGKEVQAWPAVTLSHGVAVWGDNQFSGAAGNGRFLACAVPFPSER from the coding sequence ATGAGCACGTTCGACCTGATTGTGAAAAATGCCGATATCATTACCGCCTCCGACCGCTATCGCGGCGATATCGGCATCCGCGACGGCAAAATCAGTATGATTGCCGCCGGGCTGGATGCCGCAGACGCTGGCCAGGTGATTGATGCCGCCGGCCGGATGGTGACGCCGGGCGGCGTGGATGCGCACTGCCATCTCGATCAGCCCTCCACCGATGGCTCCGTCGGTGCCGACGATTTTACCAGCGGCACGCGATCGGCGGCCTGCGGGGGCACCACCACGGTGATCCCGTTTGCGATGCAGTTTAAGGGCCAGAGCCTGCAGGATGCCGTTGACGACTACCATCGGCGCGCCGAAGGCAAAGCCTGCATTGATTACGCTTTCCATCTGATTATTACCGACGCCAGCCCGGCGGTGATTGCCGAGCTGCCGGCGATGATCGCCCAGGGCTACACCTCGTTTAAAATCTACATGACCTATGAGGCGCTGAAGCTGTCGGATCACCATATTCTGGATGTGCTGGACGCCGCCCGCGAATTGGGCGCGATTTCGATGATCCACGCGGAGAACGATGACTGCATTAACTGGCTGACCAGCCGGCTGAAAAAGCAGGGCAAAACCGCGCCGCGCTATCATGCCCTCGCCCACTCGCCGATCGGTGAGCGGGAGGCGACCCACCGCGCCATTTCGCTGGCCGAACTGGTCGATGTGCCGATCCTGCTGGTGCACGTCTCCAGCCGGGCAGCAATTGAGCAAATCTACTGGGCGCGCGGCCAGGGCATGCACATTTTCTCGGAAACCTGCCCGCAGTATCTGTTACTGACGGCGGAAGACCTCGGTATTGATGACAGCTTCCACGGTGCGAAATGCATTTGCAGCCCGCCGCCGCGCGACACGGACAGCCAGAACGCGGTATGGACGGCGCTGGCCAACGGCACGTTTACGATTTTCTCTTCGGATCACTGCCCGTTTAATAACGATGCCACCGGCAAAAAGCTGCACGGTGAGGATGCCTCTTTCGATTTAGTGCCGAACGGCATTGCCGGGCTGGAAACGCGCCTGCCGCTGTTGATGAGCGAGGGCGTGCTGAAAAATCGACTGTCGGCCCAGCGCTTTGTCGATTTGACTGCCACCGCTCCGGCGAAGCTGTACGGCCTCTATCCGCAAAAAGGCACGCTCGCCCCCGGGTCCGATGCCGATCTGATTATCTGGGATACGCAAAGCAGCAGAACCATCCGCAGCGCCATGCTGCACACCAACGCCGACCATACGCCGTATGAAGGCAAGGAGGTTCAGGCCTGGCCTGCCGTTACGCTGTCGCACGGCGTGGCGGTCTGGGGTGATAATCAGTTCAGCGGCGCGGCGGGCAACGGGCGTTTTCTCGCCTGTGCGGTCCCTTTCCCATCGGAACGATAA
- a CDS encoding amino acid ABC transporter permease — protein MIQGWSWEGYFHYLTNYFIFLGAVNTVLLTLAGMAGGLVLGVVLAFARLSPWSWVNQLARTYIWIFRGTPLLVQLIIIYTGLPQIGIRFTVIEAVITGLVLNEAAYLAEIIRGGVQALPKGQINAARALGFNHAGVARYVIFPQTMRLILPSLGNSFNGLLKTTSIASVISMEELLRRTQILMQEQFMVLELFMVAATYYLILTTLWDFIQRRIELHYAKAYQSTQHGRPVKKAPLTDASTALAKETQR, from the coding sequence ATGATTCAGGGCTGGAGCTGGGAAGGCTACTTCCATTATCTCACCAACTATTTCATTTTCCTTGGGGCGGTGAATACCGTCCTGTTAACCCTGGCTGGAATGGCGGGTGGGCTGGTACTGGGTGTGGTGCTGGCCTTCGCCAGGCTGTCGCCCTGGTCCTGGGTGAATCAGCTGGCGCGGACCTATATCTGGATTTTCCGCGGTACGCCGCTGCTGGTGCAGCTGATTATTATCTACACCGGCCTGCCGCAGATCGGCATTCGCTTTACGGTGATCGAAGCGGTGATCACCGGGCTGGTGCTGAATGAGGCGGCCTATCTGGCGGAAATTATTCGCGGCGGCGTGCAGGCGCTGCCGAAGGGGCAAATCAATGCGGCCAGGGCGCTGGGCTTCAACCACGCCGGCGTGGCCCGCTATGTGATTTTCCCACAGACCATGCGGCTGATCCTGCCGTCGCTGGGCAACAGTTTTAACGGCCTGCTGAAAACCACCTCGATAGCCTCGGTGATTTCAATGGAGGAGCTGCTGCGCCGCACGCAGATCCTGATGCAGGAGCAGTTTATGGTGCTGGAGCTGTTTATGGTGGCGGCGACCTACTACCTGATCCTCACCACGCTGTGGGACTTCATTCAGCGCCGCATTGAGCTGCACTACGCGAAGGCGTATCAAAGCACCCAGCACGGCCGTCCGGTGAAAAAAGCCCCGTTAACCGACGCCAGCACCGCGCTGGCAAAGGAGACACAGCGATGA
- a CDS encoding ABC transporter substrate-binding protein: MNAKLTLLAALTLLSGSCFADCTPPQGASLVTSGELKMSTNPTLPPLQYVDGEGKLKGMRIELGEEIAKRLCLKADYTRIEFSAMVPGLQGGRWDMINTGIFFTPARAKMMYMIPYESQAVSISTPPADAAKITKVEDLAGKSVGVELGGFEETTIRKISQQLVAKNLKPVDIHTFDNFTVAFQALRAGQVNAVISIDAVAADYQHKGMFKQVISGLEPTPVAIAFKDPKLAAAAADALNKMNADGSLPALFKKYGAELIPGTFSVQGPAS; encoded by the coding sequence ATGAACGCCAAATTAACCTTGTTAGCCGCGTTAACGCTGCTGTCCGGCAGCTGCTTCGCCGACTGTACCCCACCGCAGGGAGCCAGCCTGGTCACCTCAGGTGAGCTGAAAATGTCAACCAACCCGACGCTGCCGCCGCTGCAGTACGTCGACGGTGAAGGAAAGTTAAAGGGCATGCGCATCGAGCTGGGCGAGGAGATTGCCAAACGCCTGTGCCTGAAGGCCGATTACACCCGCATTGAGTTCTCCGCGATGGTGCCCGGCCTGCAGGGCGGCCGCTGGGATATGATCAATACCGGCATTTTCTTCACTCCGGCACGCGCCAAAATGATGTACATGATCCCGTATGAAAGCCAGGCCGTGAGTATCTCTACCCCGCCTGCCGATGCCGCGAAAATCACCAAAGTTGAGGATCTGGCCGGCAAAAGCGTCGGCGTTGAGCTGGGCGGCTTTGAGGAAACCACCATCCGCAAAATCAGCCAGCAGCTGGTCGCCAAAAACCTTAAGCCGGTTGATATCCACACCTTCGATAACTTCACCGTGGCCTTCCAGGCGCTGCGCGCCGGTCAGGTAAATGCGGTGATCAGCATTGATGCCGTGGCCGCCGACTATCAGCACAAAGGGATGTTTAAGCAGGTGATTTCGGGCCTGGAGCCGACCCCGGTGGCGATCGCCTTTAAAGATCCGAAGCTGGCCGCCGCCGCCGCCGATGCGCTGAACAAGATGAATGCCGACGGCAGCCTGCCTGCGCTGTTCAAGAAGTACGGCGCAGAGTTGATCCCCGGAACCTTTAGCGTTCAGGGCCCCGCCTCTTAA
- a CDS encoding dihydrodipicolinate synthase family protein, protein MSTFRGTYTVLITPFTPDGSAIDVPALKKLVNWQIEQGIHGLIPLGSTGEFLSMSREERQLVTETVICTANGRVPVLMGTGAEWTPECVELSKEAEDMGADGVMIIPPFYSCPNEDELFAHYRAVGEAISIPIMIYNNPATANVDLLPKTVARLSQIDTVSYIKESTLEVTRVRDIIELCGDRMNVFAGILGYESFWLGACGWVAVASNLLPSQCAQMFEAAADRLDRDAALALYRQILPVVRAVGGPHYVAASKAGLSMMGLDVGIPRAPRLPLADDLHHVLRHELEKLNVLNSFQH, encoded by the coding sequence ATGTCTACGTTTCGCGGCACTTACACGGTATTGATTACCCCCTTTACCCCTGATGGTTCAGCAATAGATGTGCCAGCTTTGAAAAAACTGGTTAACTGGCAAATTGAACAGGGAATTCATGGACTTATTCCACTCGGCAGCACCGGCGAGTTTTTATCGATGAGCCGTGAGGAGCGTCAGCTGGTCACCGAAACGGTGATTTGCACCGCAAACGGGCGCGTGCCGGTGCTGATGGGGACCGGTGCCGAGTGGACCCCGGAGTGCGTTGAGCTGAGCAAAGAAGCGGAAGATATGGGTGCCGACGGGGTAATGATCATTCCGCCGTTCTACAGCTGCCCGAATGAAGACGAACTGTTTGCCCACTACCGCGCGGTGGGCGAAGCGATCTCCATCCCGATCATGATCTACAACAATCCGGCCACCGCCAACGTTGACCTGCTGCCGAAAACCGTCGCCCGCCTGTCGCAGATCGACACCGTCAGCTACATCAAGGAATCCACGCTGGAAGTGACCCGCGTTCGCGACATTATCGAACTGTGCGGCGATCGGATGAACGTGTTTGCCGGGATCCTCGGCTACGAATCCTTCTGGCTGGGCGCCTGCGGCTGGGTGGCGGTGGCCTCTAACCTGCTGCCGTCGCAGTGCGCGCAGATGTTTGAAGCCGCGGCGGATCGCCTGGATCGCGACGCGGCCCTCGCCCTGTATCGCCAGATCCTGCCGGTGGTGCGCGCCGTGGGTGGACCGCACTACGTGGCCGCCAGCAAGGCCGGTCTGTCGATGATGGGGCTGGATGTCGGCATCCCGCGCGCGCCGCGCCTGCCGCTGGCCGACGACCTGCATCATGTTTTACGTCATGAATTAGAAAAACTTAACGTGCTGAACAGCTTCCAGCATTAA